From the Hevea brasiliensis isolate MT/VB/25A 57/8 chromosome 15, ASM3005281v1, whole genome shotgun sequence genome, one window contains:
- the LOC131173815 gene encoding uncharacterized protein LOC131173815: protein MNHLWNNWRGDLKCHNIKPCGSFPELLKNVPQGMHQEDWEWLVKNHFCTKKFKETSVRSSENRKNLTMLHRTGSKPYKQIIYDLGGKDGNPPDIGTIFFETHKKGANLVDFNVQEKYDQIRDVIQSNPSLSHMEVVEQCFETRHRDQVIGYGGGIKAKEVKKSHSNVGLQEENRLLKDRLSEVETRMKYLEDLLLSQYSNAPTRTSLSTDQST, encoded by the exons ATGAATCATTTGTGGAATAATTGGAGAGGGGATTTGAAATGCCACAATATAAAGCCTTGTGGTTCTTTTCCAGAGTTGTTGAAAAATGTTCCTCAAGGGATGCATCAAGAAGATTGGGAGTGGTTAGTTAAGAACCATTTTTGCACCAAAAAATTTAAG GAAACAAGTGTTCGAAGCTCTGAAAATAGGAAAAATTTAACTATGCTTCATCGTACTGGTAGCAAACCTTACAAACAAATTATCTATGATTTG GGAGGCAAGGATGGCAATCCACCAGACATTGGAACTATATTCTTTGAAACTCATAAGAAGGGTGCAAATTTGGTTGACTTTAATGTTCAAGAGAAATAT GATCAAATACGTGATGTCATCCAATCCAACCCTTCTTTGTCTCATATGGAGGTTGTAGAACAATGTTTTGAAACACGACATCGTGATCAAGTTATTGGTTATGGGGGTGGAATAAAGGCAAAAGAAGTTAAGAAATCTCATTCCAACGTTGGCCTTCAAGAGGAGAATCGATTGCTTAAGGATCGTTTGTCTGAAGTAGAAACTAGGATGAAATACCTGGAGGACTTATTATTGAGCCAATACTCTAATGCTCCAACTAGAACTTCTCTATCTACAGATCAATCCACATGA